One Oligoflexus sp. genomic window, GGTACGATGATGGATCAGCAGCTGCAAACTCTGGCTGCCAAGTCCCAGGAAGAGTTCCGTTCGGCTTTTCTTGAGACTTCCATCATGAACCACCAAAAGACTTTGGAGTTCTTTAGCCAGATCGAGCAGGGCAATAGCGATGACGCTCTGAAAGCCATCATCGCCGTCGCCCGCCAGGCTGTGGAAAAACACCTGGCCGACGCTCAGAAGCTGAAAGCCGAGGTTCAGCAGCCTGGTTCGGAACCCGCGCAACCTGCTGAATAATTGTCAGCAGTTCCTATAGGGTAACCCTACCCAGTGAAGAGCCCCATCAACTCTCGATGGGGCCGAATTTTTGGACCTCCTGTCGCGGCCCTGCCCGTTTCGGATCCACGACTCCTATCTGCGGACAGATCGGCAGCACAGGACAGGTCCCGCACTTCGGTCGAGATCCCGTGCAGATATGTTTGCCAAACGGCATGAGAAGGCGATTCACTTCAATCCATGTGTCCTTGGGAATTTTCTGTTCCAGAATCTTCAGTGTCTTTTCCGGTGTCGACGTCGCGACATAACCCCAGCGATTCATCACCCGATGCACATGAATGTCGACACCAATTTTGGGTTGTCCTCCCACGATGCCGAGCACGAGGTTGGCACATTTGGGACCGATCCCCGGAAGCGCGAGCAGCACCTTCTCTTCGCAGGGAAGAACGCCCCCATATTCAGTCCAGGCAATCTTTGCGATCTCCAGCATATTGCGGGCCTTCGTTCCTGCGAAGGTGGACTCCTGAATCAACCTCGTGACCTCATCCACACTAAGTTTCAGGAGCCGATCCGGAGTGGGCGCTTCAGCAAGAAGGCGTTCAGCCACGGGTATGGTGACTTCATCCAAAGTCCTTACCGAGATCATGCAGGCCAGGACCTGTTGAAAGCTTGTCGTCCATCCGCGTTCGGCCAACTCGAAGAGGGCAGCCTTCGGGAAGGATCTTATGGCTGTCTCGACCAGCTGCAGCGCATTCTTCAGGGAAAAACGGGCCGCTTTTTCAGACGGGCTAAGGGTTTGTTCGTGCATCGCATTTCCTGATTGCACCATAAATTTTTATGGATATTATGGGGTCTCCTTCGCTTGAACCCGAATGGAAAGAGGCAACCATGACAACACTCGTACTAAAAAATGGCCTGGCAAAAAAGGCTCTCTCCAACGCTGAATTCGTGCTGGGTGAGCACCCCATCAAAAGTGGGCGCTACTGGTATAAGGGTTACCAAAACTGTGACCTGATCATTCTGAAAAAAGACAAAGAAACCCATATCCAAACCTCGGGCGGTGTGCGTTTTAATATGGTTGTGCAGGAGCTGCCCAACGGCGAAGCCAAAGGTCGCGTGACGCTTTTGGGCTGGCTGAAGGAATCGCCGAATGCCCTGCGCATTGTGATGACCATCCTGGAAGATTATGGTCGGAATGTCGTCCGCCGTCGGCAGAAACGCCTGGAGCTTGAGGAAAAGGCCCGCGCCGAAGGCCTGGAAGGACCGCAGTTCCGCGAGCCTTTGGGAACGCATTTTTCGATTAAAATCGATGAGTCCAGGCTCGTGGACACGGACAAAATTGACGAGGAGGAATCCAATCGCAATTTTGAAACCGCTGTGAAAACGCATTGGTATCATCAGAACTTCGTTTCGTTTTGCAAAAAACTCGGCGTGAAGTGCTACTATCGCAGCGTACAACTATTACCCGATTCTCATCTCGTTGAGGTATGATCGACCGCAGGTGCGCCCTGATCCCAAGGATCTGAGGCAAGGCGCGAGCGGGAGGTCGGACGTGTCGGTATCAGTGTTAGTGAAGCTTACCCCGAGAGGACTTCAGTGTCCTCCCGGGGATTTTTATATAGACCCTTGGGAACCCGTCGACTGTGCCGTACTCACGCATGCGCACAGCGATCATGCCCGCACCGGCAGCCGTGTCTATCATGCGGTCCGGGATTCTCAACCCATCCTGGAACATCGCCTGGGCGATGAGGCCCATTTCATCTGGCATGAATATGGCGAGCGTTTTGCACTGGGTCCTGTGACGGTTTCCCTGCATCCCGCAGGGCATATTTTGGGGTCAGCTCAGGTGCGCATCGAATATGAAGGTACGGTCTGGGTTGTTACCGGCGACTATAAAACGCAGCCGGATCCGACCTGTCGTCCCTTTGAAGTGGTGCCCTGCGATGGACTGGTGACCGAAGCGACCTTTGGTCTCCCTATTTATGATTGGCCGGATACGGATGAGGTCGCGGCTGAAGTTTATGCCTGGTGGCAAAAAAATCGCGCCCTCGGTCGTAACAGTCTTCTGGGCTGCTATGCTCTTGGCAAGGCGCAAAGACTGCTCGCCGCCTTGGGCAAAATCAGTGATGAACCCATTTACACGCACACCGCGACCGAGAACATCGTGCAGATGTACCGCGACTTGGGAGTGACCCTGCCGCCGACGCTGCGGGTGCAGGAGGCGCCTAAAAAATTATCCGGGGCTCTGATCCTCGCTCCGCCTTCGTCCCTGGGCAGCCCCTGGGCACGACGCTTTGGAGATGCCGCTACCGGCTTCGCCTCGGGCTGGATGCAGATCCGCGGCAACCGACGTCGCCGTGGCTATGACAAGGGCTTTGTACTTTCGGATCATGCCGACTGGAAAGGCCTTCTGAGCACGATCGAAAATACCCGCGCACGCAAAGTTTTGGTGACCCACGGATATAGCGAGGAACTCGCGCGTTATCTTGCAGGGCAGGGCCTTGATGCGGAGCCTTTGGCCACTCACTTTCAGGGTGAGGGAGACGCCTGAATGCGCCGATTTCTAGCTCTTTTTCAGGATATTGACGCGACAACCAGCACTCTCGACAAGCGCGAGACGTTGGCTGCTTATTTTCGGGAAATTCCCGCATCCGATGCCATCTGGGCTCTTTATCTTCTGATGGGCCGCAAGCAAAAGCGTCTTGTGAATCGACGGATGATGCAGGATGCGCTCATGGAGATGACCGGCCATGCGCCCTGGATCTTTGAAGAATGCTATGCCGTCGTCGGAGACCTCGCGGAAACCATCGCGCTTCTTTTACCCCAGAAAGCCCCTGCCCATGATGATCAGTCGCTACAGGTCTGGATGGAGCAGCGCATTCCTGAATTGAGCGGCCAACGCCCACCCGAGCAGATCGAGATACTGAAACGCTGGTGGCGTCTGCATGATCGCGATGAAATCTTCATGATCAATAAGCTCATCACCGGCGGTTTTCGCGCGGGTGTCGCACGTCAGCTCATGATCAAAGCCCTGGCCGATGCCTTCGGTCAGGAGGAAACATACATAACCGAGCAGCTCACCGGGGACTGGCCGGTCACGGCGGACTTCATTGATTCTTTGCGTGAGCCTGTCACAGGTTCAGGACCGATTTTGAGTACGCGGCCCTATCCCTTTTATCTCGCGACCTCCGTGCAGGAAGCATCACGCGATGATATCGACCTTTCCCGTTATGCCGTGGAATGGAAGTGGGATGGCATACGCGCTCAGCTTGTGCGGCGTGGACCTCATGTGGCGCTTTGGTCACGGGGCGAGGAACTGATCAGTGAAAGTTTTCCGGAGATCATTCGTGCCGCTGCTGATCTTCCGGAAGACTGTGTGCTTGATGGTGAACTCCTTCTGCAAAAGGACGGAAAAATCCTGCCCTTTGCTGAACTGCAAAAACGCATCAGCCGCAAAAAATTAAGTGAAAAGATTCTGGCGTCGCATCCGGCCATCTTTCTGGCCTTTGACTGTCTCGAACGATCAGGAGTTGATCTCAGAGCTGAAGCGCAGAGCGTGCGTCGTGAGCATATGGAAACCATCTTAAAGGGACAGCATGAAACCTTGCCCGTCTCGCCCCTTTTAAAGGCCGACACCTGGGAAGAAGCCGCTGCACTGCGGCGCGAAGCCGAGGATCGCGGTGGGGAAGGGCTCATGCTGAAAAGCTGGGACGGCCCTTATAAACAGGGCCGCAAGCGCGGCGACTGGTGGAAGTGGAAGGTCGATCCCATGACCCTCGATAGCGTCCTCGTTTACGCGCAGGCCGGTCATGGGCGGCGGGCCACGCTGTTCACCGATTATACTTTCGCACTGTGGAAGGACGGAGCCTTGGTGCCTTTCGCCAAGGCCTATTCAGGATTAACCGATGCGGAGATTCAGGAACTGGATGCCTGGATTCGGCGTCATACTTTGGAACGTTTTGGACCGGTACGATCCGTGAGTCCGGAACGGGTTTTCGAGATCGCATTTGAAGGCATTGGAGTTTCCAGTCGCCATAAATCCGGTCTCGCCGTGCGTTTTCCCCGAATTCTGCGGGAAAGGCCTGATAAAAAGCCCGAGGAAGCGGATACGGTCGAACGAGCCCGGGAGTTGATTGATGGCCGGACGCAAGACCTCTCCCTCTCCTGAGCCGCGGCTTTGGACCGAGAGCGAAGGGGAACAATGGCGGGAACAGTGGTTTCAGGCGCAGGGCTGGAAACCCTTGCCGCATCAGGAGCAGTGCTGGGATGCGATCAGCAAGGGCGAGCATGGGCTTTTGGAACTGCCGACCGGCAGTGGGAAAACCTATGCGGTGCTCTTCGGTTTTTTGCCGAAGCTCGGCGATGGTCGACGGGGTTTGCGGCTCCTTTATATTTCCCCGCTTAAAGCTCTCGCTCGTGATGTTGAGCAGGCTCTGCATAAACCCTGCGTGGACCTTGGTCTTCATTTAAGGGTCGAAACGCGAACCGGCGACACGACGGCGAAGCAAAGACGCCAGCAAAAATCCATGCTGCCGGAAATTCTTATTACCACGCCCGAATCTCTCGCTCTTCTTCTGACCCAGGATAATGCGGCTTCACTCTTTGGAGAACTGCAGGGCATCATCATTGATGAATGGCATGAGCTTTTGACGAGCAAACGCGGATCACTGCTCGAACTCTCACTCAGCCGCGTTCGCAGTCTTTGTCCCCAAGCGCAAACCTGGGCCCTGAGCGCGACTCTTCCCAATCACGAAGAGGCGGCACTGGCCGCCTGTGGCATGGGATCGCAGCCTTTGATTCTGGCCGGCCTGCCGCCGCGCACGATTCAGATTCACACTCTTCTGCCGCGCACGGAGGATCGTCTGCCGGGGACGGGACACCTGGGTCTGCGCATGCTGCCCGAGGTCGCTGACTATCTTGATCCCGCTTTTTCCACGCTTATCTTCACCAACACCCGTTCGCAGGCCGAGCGCTGGCATGAAGGCCTTCTGATGATAAGGCCGGAATGGGAACCGCGCATCGCCTTGCATCATGGGTCTCTCGATTCGAAAACGCGGGAGCAGGTCGAGCATGGAGTCAAGGAAGGCTCGATCCGCTTTGTGGTGTGCACCTCCTCGCTGGATCTGGGCGTGGATTTTCCGGAAGTCGATCGCGTCGTGCAGATCGGTTCGCCGAAATCCATCAGCCGGCTCATTCAAAGAGCGGGCCGATCGGCTCATGCCCCGGGCAAGGATTCGGAACTTCTTTTGGTGCCCACGCATAATCTTGAACTTATGGAGTTCGCCGCCTGTCGCCGGGCTTTGAATGCCGGATTCATCGAGCCGCGCAAACCCCGCGAGCAGCCGCTCGATGTGCTTGTGCAGCACCTCGTGAGCTGCGCCATGGGTGGGGGATTTCAGGCCGATGGGCTTTATGAAGAAGTGAAGATGGCCTATGCTTTCCGTGCTCTGAGCCGCGAGGATTTTGATTGGGTCCTGCGCTTTGTGGTGGAAGGCGGCGATGTTCTGAAAGCCTATCCTCAGTATTGCCGCGTTGTGCTGGAAGATGGGACATTCGTGGTCAAGGATCGCCGCATCATGCAGCGGCATCGACAGAATATAGGCACCATACTCTCCGATTCCAGCATGACGGTTAAAATGGGTCGGCGTCCTTTGGGCTCCATCGAGGAAGGCTTTGCCGCGCGCCTGCGGAAGGGCGATCGCTTTCTTTATGCCGGCCGCTGGATGGAGGTCGTCAGCATCGCGGATTCCACTGTCTATACGCGCCTCAGCAAAAAAGCCGGCGAAGGGCTTATTCCCAGCTGGTTTGGGCAGCGTCTCCCCTGGTCGCCTTTACTAAGCGGCTTCATGCGCGAGGTCGTGGATGATCTGGCCTCGCCCGAGGATATCAGTCATGACCCTGAACTCAAGGCTTTGAGTGCCGTGCGCGACGTGCAAAAAAGAATTTCCATCTGGCCCTATACGCGGGAAATCCTCGCCGAAGTCACGACCAGCCGGGAAGGTCAGCATCTTTTTCTTTTTCCGTTTGAAGGCCAGGCGGTGCATGAAAGCCTCGGCATGTTGATTGTCTATCGCATGAGCCGCCTTGTTTCGGCGACTTTTTCTTTGGCCAGCAATGATTATGGTCTGGAAATCGTCAGCTCGCTGCCGATCTCCTGGGAGCGGGATCTGGGTCAGGGACTTTTGAGTCCCGAGGGCATGTATCAGGATCTGGAAGCCGCCCTGAATCATACAGAACTTGCGCGACGCAAATTCCGCGGCATCGCCCGAATCGCGGGACTCGTTCATCAGAACCTTCCAGGACGGAAGCACAGCCAAAGGCAGCTGCAGAGCAGCAGCGGTTTGCTTTTTGATGTCCTCAGGCGCTTTGATCCCGGAAACCTTCTGGTGCAAGAGGCCGAACAGGAGGTGATGGAGGAACAGTTCAATTGTCTGGGACTTTATGATTTCCTGCAGAAGATGACGAGTACACCGCTGCATTTTCAAGACACACGCACCTTCTCACCGCTGGCCTTGCCTCTCTATAGGGAGCGGGTCAGCGCGCAGATTTCCTCGGAGCACCTGGCCGAACGGATCGAAAGGATCAAGAATTCATGGACACAGTCGAGCGGGAAATCCAGGGCGAAATCTTCGCGTTCCTCTCCGAAAAAGCCGTCCACTGGCCAAAACGCCGAACTCTGATGGTGGCTGATCTGCACTGGGGCAAGGCCGAGATTTTTCAGAAGGCCGGCATTCCTGTCAGCAGCGCGATTTTGCATGAGGATCTGCAAAAGCTCAAAGGCGTCGTGGATCGTCTTGATATCAAGCGTCTCATTTTACTTGGGGACCTCATGCATGGAAAGGAAGGCCTGACGGCCGAGGTCCAGGAAACGGTCACACGCTGGCGGCAGTCGATCGCCTGCGACATCCTATTTATCAAGGGCAATCACGATCGGCATCTGATCCTTCCCGAGGCCTGGGGCATGCAGATGGTCACCGAACCCTATGAAGATGGACTCTTTCTTTTCAGTCATCATCCGGAAACAAGGCCGAAGTCCTTCACCTTCTGCGGACATCTGCATCCTGTCGTCCACGTGGGTTCCCGCAAAGATCGCCTGCGCCTTCCCTGTTTTTGGATACAAGCGGACAGCTGCGTCCTGCCTTCCTTCGGTACTTTCACCGGGGGCGCTCCCATTCGTCCGGGGTGTCGCGATAGTGTCCTGGCCATAGCGGAGAAAGCGGTATTTTCCCTCCAGTGATCGAATTGCTACCGAAAGATATGGATTCTTCTGCAAGGTATTAGCCATTTTGGTCGAAAAGACTGATAGAGGCAGAACCTTGGTGAAATCGATTGTTTCAGTGAAATTCATTCTCTCATGCATCCTTGCATGCTGGATCGCTATGCCTGCACGGGCGGATTCCGATCCGGCCCTGGCCGAGATGGAAGAGGTGGACGACCTGCTCTACAGCAATCCTGTTCAGGCCATCGGTGTTTATCAAAAAATTTTCGATAAGACCTCGCCGGAAAAAAATCTGAAGCTTTGGCTGCGGGCCGCGACGAAACTAAATTCCTCCTACTTCCATATCGGCGATCTCACGCAGGTGCCCATCATCCTCTCCAGGACTTTGGATAAGGCCGCGGCCGCCCAGGATAGCGAATCTCATGCCCAGCTCCTGATCCAGCAGCATGCCTTCCTATTCAGCAAAGGCGATTTCAAAGGCGCCCAGGCGGCTTTGGAACAGGCGGATCGCATCGCAAGGGAAACGAAGCTGCCCAACTCGATCGCCCAGGTTATGATGTACCAGGCGCGCGAGGCTCATCGTCAGGGTCACAGTGATGAAGCGCTGGAACTCCTGCATCAGGCCATGGTCGTTCTGAAGGATGCGCCCCATAGCACGCGATACTATGCGATGATGAACAACATCGCCTTTTTCCTTTACGATCTGAATGGCCAGCGCATCGAGGAATCCTTGAAGATCTATGCCGAGATCACCGAATACTTTGATCAGCATAAGCTTCATTATCTCGGGGCCATTGCCTATGAGAACTATGCGAGCTTTCTCGGCAAGACCGATCAGCTGGAGAAAGCCCTGGATTCCTATCGGCGCTCCATCCGCCATTCGGAAGCCATTCAGGACGAATATGGAATCGCCAGCTCCAACCAGGGTCTTGGTCTTATCTTTCAAAAAAAGGGCCAGCACAAAGAGGCCCTGCATCATCTGCGGAATGCCCGCCCGATCTTTGCCAAATTCGACGATCAAAGTGGTCTGGCCAACATTGACCTGGCCACGGCTCAGAGTCTCTTGCAATTGGGCCTGACGGAAGAGGCTTTGCATCAGCTGCTGAAATGGAAACCCTATTTTGAACAGAGGAGCCGCCCCGATGCGCTGGCGGAGTTCACTCAGGTTGAAGCTGCGATTCATGAAAAAATGGATCATCCCGTGGAGGCGCTGCGGGCCTATAAAAAACTCAGCGAGCTGCAGGCGAGTATCTTCGACAGCAAAAAGC contains:
- a CDS encoding adenylate/guanylate cyclase domain-containing protein encodes the protein MPARADSDPALAEMEEVDDLLYSNPVQAIGVYQKIFDKTSPEKNLKLWLRAATKLNSSYFHIGDLTQVPIILSRTLDKAAAAQDSESHAQLLIQQHAFLFSKGDFKGAQAALEQADRIARETKLPNSIAQVMMYQAREAHRQGHSDEALELLHQAMVVLKDAPHSTRYYAMMNNIAFFLYDLNGQRIEESLKIYAEITEYFDQHKLHYLGAIAYENYASFLGKTDQLEKALDSYRRSIRHSEAIQDEYGIASSNQGLGLIFQKKGQHKEALHHLRNARPIFAKFDDQSGLANIDLATAQSLLQLGLTEEALHQLLKWKPYFEQRSRPDALAEFTQVEAAIHEKMDHPVEALRAYKKLSELQASIFDSKKQELANRYYTEFEVERRNQENLKLEHQNRLQSVTIENQEKLALRTRLALAAAVVALAVLAYSFRRTQLSRRKIEGLQRYIETNVLQRFLPPELVQEILTGKSRLDDRTKTETVTVLFADLCQFTRATDRLGPETISHILNDFFINMSDVIFAERGTIDKFIGDAIMVIFGAPSPLPPEEQALAAVRCARKMQDKLLELNKAWELSEGQHFEMRIGIHQGQAVVGTFGGSRRSDYTVVGTTVNIAARVENIADPNSILVTEAIIRFLHPAEFSQRGHFRLRGLDVDVPLFRIEQDQKSPANIEAAS
- a CDS encoding ATP-dependent DNA ligase, whose protein sequence is MRRFLALFQDIDATTSTLDKRETLAAYFREIPASDAIWALYLLMGRKQKRLVNRRMMQDALMEMTGHAPWIFEECYAVVGDLAETIALLLPQKAPAHDDQSLQVWMEQRIPELSGQRPPEQIEILKRWWRLHDRDEIFMINKLITGGFRAGVARQLMIKALADAFGQEETYITEQLTGDWPVTADFIDSLREPVTGSGPILSTRPYPFYLATSVQEASRDDIDLSRYAVEWKWDGIRAQLVRRGPHVALWSRGEELISESFPEIIRAAADLPEDCVLDGELLLQKDGKILPFAELQKRISRKKLSEKILASHPAIFLAFDCLERSGVDLRAEAQSVRREHMETILKGQHETLPVSPLLKADTWEEAAALRREAEDRGGEGLMLKSWDGPYKQGRKRGDWWKWKVDPMTLDSVLVYAQAGHGRRATLFTDYTFALWKDGALVPFAKAYSGLTDAEIQELDAWIRRHTLERFGPVRSVSPERVFEIAFEGIGVSSRHKSGLAVRFPRILRERPDKKPEEADTVERARELIDGRTQDLSLS
- a CDS encoding endonuclease III; protein product: MHEQTLSPSEKAARFSLKNALQLVETAIRSFPKAALFELAERGWTTSFQQVLACMISVRTLDEVTIPVAERLLAEAPTPDRLLKLSVDEVTRLIQESTFAGTKARNMLEIAKIAWTEYGGVLPCEEKVLLALPGIGPKCANLVLGIVGGQPKIGVDIHVHRVMNRWGYVATSTPEKTLKILEQKIPKDTWIEVNRLLMPFGKHICTGSRPKCGTCPVLPICPQIGVVDPKRAGPRQEVQKFGPIES
- the pdeM gene encoding ligase-associated DNA damage response endonuclease PdeM: MDTVEREIQGEIFAFLSEKAVHWPKRRTLMVADLHWGKAEIFQKAGIPVSSAILHEDLQKLKGVVDRLDIKRLILLGDLMHGKEGLTAEVQETVTRWRQSIACDILFIKGNHDRHLILPEAWGMQMVTEPYEDGLFLFSHHPETRPKSFTFCGHLHPVVHVGSRKDRLRLPCFWIQADSCVLPSFGTFTGGAPIRPGCRDSVLAIAEKAVFSLQ
- a CDS encoding ligase-associated DNA damage response exonuclease, coding for MSVSVLVKLTPRGLQCPPGDFYIDPWEPVDCAVLTHAHSDHARTGSRVYHAVRDSQPILEHRLGDEAHFIWHEYGERFALGPVTVSLHPAGHILGSAQVRIEYEGTVWVVTGDYKTQPDPTCRPFEVVPCDGLVTEATFGLPIYDWPDTDEVAAEVYAWWQKNRALGRNSLLGCYALGKAQRLLAALGKISDEPIYTHTATENIVQMYRDLGVTLPPTLRVQEAPKKLSGALILAPPSSLGSPWARRFGDAATGFASGWMQIRGNRRRRGYDKGFVLSDHADWKGLLSTIENTRARKVLVTHGYSEELARYLAGQGLDAEPLATHFQGEGDA
- a CDS encoding ligase-associated DNA damage response DEXH box helicase; this encodes MAGRKTSPSPEPRLWTESEGEQWREQWFQAQGWKPLPHQEQCWDAISKGEHGLLELPTGSGKTYAVLFGFLPKLGDGRRGLRLLYISPLKALARDVEQALHKPCVDLGLHLRVETRTGDTTAKQRRQQKSMLPEILITTPESLALLLTQDNAASLFGELQGIIIDEWHELLTSKRGSLLELSLSRVRSLCPQAQTWALSATLPNHEEAALAACGMGSQPLILAGLPPRTIQIHTLLPRTEDRLPGTGHLGLRMLPEVADYLDPAFSTLIFTNTRSQAERWHEGLLMIRPEWEPRIALHHGSLDSKTREQVEHGVKEGSIRFVVCTSSLDLGVDFPEVDRVVQIGSPKSISRLIQRAGRSAHAPGKDSELLLVPTHNLELMEFAACRRALNAGFIEPRKPREQPLDVLVQHLVSCAMGGGFQADGLYEEVKMAYAFRALSREDFDWVLRFVVEGGDVLKAYPQYCRVVLEDGTFVVKDRRIMQRHRQNIGTILSDSSMTVKMGRRPLGSIEEGFAARLRKGDRFLYAGRWMEVVSIADSTVYTRLSKKAGEGLIPSWFGQRLPWSPLLSGFMREVVDDLASPEDISHDPELKALSAVRDVQKRISIWPYTREILAEVTTSREGQHLFLFPFEGQAVHESLGMLIVYRMSRLVSATFSLASNDYGLEIVSSLPISWERDLGQGLLSPEGMYQDLEAALNHTELARRKFRGIARIAGLVHQNLPGRKHSQRQLQSSSGLLFDVLRRFDPGNLLVQEAEQEVMEEQFNCLGLYDFLQKMTSTPLHFQDTRTFSPLALPLYRERVSAQISSEHLAERIERIKNSWTQSSGKSRAKSSRSSPKKPSTGQNAEL